A single genomic interval of Tsukamurella paurometabola harbors:
- a CDS encoding ABC transporter permease, producing MTLLNLTRRNVVVFFRDPAAVFFSLLSPIILFVLFSAFLGGVQTDALQKSLPAANADDVDAFVYSWVIANLVMITTATTSLSALVVFVNDRVGNVFRDFLVSPISRLQMILSYLLGAFVVSVALSTTVFVLADVYLGVVHSAALSVGAFAQAFAQLIGFCLLFSAIWSLVVTFIGSNGVFTSVATIVGTAGGFLAGAYITVGALPSGVVTFMNVLPLNQAATLMRGPFTRAPLDALVGSSEQARATVQEEYGLLPHIASAQVPEWAIWLLFAALFVVFVALGAWRIGRRIG from the coding sequence ATGACGCTCCTGAACCTGACCCGGCGCAACGTCGTCGTGTTCTTCCGCGATCCGGCGGCGGTGTTCTTCTCGTTGCTCTCCCCGATCATCCTGTTCGTGCTGTTCTCGGCGTTTCTCGGCGGCGTGCAGACCGACGCCCTGCAGAAGTCGCTGCCCGCTGCGAACGCCGATGACGTGGACGCGTTCGTGTACTCGTGGGTGATCGCGAACCTGGTCATGATCACCACCGCCACGACCAGCCTGTCCGCGCTGGTCGTGTTCGTGAACGACAGGGTGGGCAACGTCTTCCGGGACTTCCTGGTCTCACCCATCAGCCGGCTCCAGATGATCCTGAGCTACCTGCTCGGGGCGTTCGTGGTGTCGGTCGCGCTGAGCACGACGGTGTTCGTGCTCGCGGACGTGTACCTCGGCGTGGTCCACTCGGCGGCGCTCTCGGTGGGCGCCTTCGCGCAGGCGTTCGCCCAGCTGATCGGGTTCTGTCTGCTGTTCTCGGCGATCTGGAGTCTGGTCGTCACGTTCATCGGCTCCAACGGCGTGTTCACCTCGGTCGCGACGATCGTGGGCACGGCGGGCGGTTTCCTCGCGGGCGCCTACATCACCGTCGGGGCCCTGCCGAGCGGGGTCGTGACCTTCATGAACGTCCTGCCGCTGAACCAGGCCGCCACGCTGATGCGGGGCCCGTTCACGCGCGCCCCGCTCGATGCCCTGGTCGGCTCGTCGGAGCAGGCACGCGCGACGGTCCAGGAGGAGTACGGGCTGCTCCCCCACATCGCCTCCGCACAGGTGCCCGAGTGGGCGATCTGGCTGCTGTTCGCGGCCCTGTTCGTGGTGTTCGTCGCGCTCGGCGCCTGGCGCATCGGCCGCAGGATCGGCTGA
- a CDS encoding ABC transporter ATP-binding protein, translating to MSGSTPRGPVERTTTTLRERRRRTPVQQGNPPTLPTVRTRASRPSVPASRPLPVSRPALPASRPALPAARVPLPASVPARPSAPTAPPRAAAAPVPEAPSPRQAPPGPSDRAASAPAPQTPHRPSSPTARPIPPAPPPLPGRPAPGGLPAPAAGAAGPPVISVRNLVKSYGDVRAVDGVSFDVAGGSTFAFLGTNGAGKSTTISCITTLKSLTSGSIHVAGMEVGKQDLDIRRAIGVVFQESLLDPVLSVRENLALRATFYGIDAKTAKERIAALSALLGLEEFLARPYKALSGGQKRRADIARALIHQPRILFLDEPTTGLDPDSRDRVWSTILDLQKRLRLTVFLTTHYMEEAERADRIAIIDHGRIVTAGTPTELRSTHAKDELRVTLRNPRRFDETFGPRAQRLGDERRIAVESSREAMAVLRDFDADIADFEFRHGTMDDVFLAITRGGAR from the coding sequence ATGAGCGGATCGACACCCCGCGGCCCGGTGGAGCGGACGACGACCACGCTCCGGGAGCGGCGCCGCCGGACACCCGTGCAGCAGGGCAACCCGCCCACGCTCCCGACGGTGCGGACCCGCGCGTCCCGTCCGTCCGTCCCCGCATCGCGTCCGCTGCCCGTGTCCCGCCCGGCACTCCCGGCCTCGCGCCCGGCGCTGCCCGCCGCGCGAGTCCCGCTGCCCGCGTCGGTCCCCGCGCGACCGTCCGCTCCCACCGCGCCCCCGCGGGCGGCTGCCGCCCCGGTCCCGGAGGCACCGTCGCCCCGGCAGGCTCCCCCGGGACCGTCGGACCGCGCGGCGTCCGCACCGGCCCCGCAGACACCGCACCGGCCGTCGTCCCCGACGGCGCGCCCCATCCCTCCAGCGCCGCCGCCGCTCCCGGGCCGGCCGGCGCCCGGCGGCCTCCCCGCCCCCGCGGCGGGAGCGGCCGGGCCGCCGGTCATCAGCGTGCGGAACCTGGTCAAGAGCTACGGCGACGTGCGCGCCGTGGACGGGGTCTCCTTCGACGTGGCGGGCGGCAGCACGTTCGCCTTCCTCGGCACCAACGGGGCGGGCAAGTCGACGACGATCAGCTGCATCACCACGCTGAAGTCCCTGACCTCCGGGTCGATCCACGTCGCGGGCATGGAGGTCGGCAAGCAGGACCTCGACATCCGCCGCGCGATCGGCGTCGTCTTCCAGGAGTCGCTGCTCGATCCCGTGCTGTCGGTACGCGAGAACCTCGCGCTGCGCGCCACGTTCTACGGCATCGACGCGAAGACCGCGAAGGAGCGGATCGCGGCGCTGTCGGCGCTGCTCGGGCTGGAGGAGTTCCTGGCCCGGCCGTACAAGGCGCTGTCGGGCGGGCAGAAGCGGCGCGCGGACATCGCGCGGGCACTGATCCACCAGCCCCGCATCCTGTTCCTCGACGAGCCGACGACCGGCCTCGACCCGGACTCGCGCGACCGCGTGTGGTCGACGATCCTCGACCTGCAGAAGCGGCTGCGGCTCACCGTCTTCCTCACCACGCACTACATGGAGGAGGCCGAGCGTGCGGACCGGATCGCGATCATCGACCACGGCCGGATCGTCACGGCGGGCACGCCGACGGAGCTGCGCAGCACGCACGCGAAGGACGAGCTCCGGGTCACTCTGCGGAACCCGCGGCGGTTCGACGAGACCTTCGGCCCCCGCGCACAGCGCCTCGGCGACGAGCGACGGATCGCCGTCGAGTCGAGCCGCGAGGCCATGGCCGTGCTGCGCGACTTCGACGCCGACATCGCTGATTTCGAGTTCCGACACGGGACGATGGACGACGTCTTCCTCGCCATCACCCGGGGAGGTGCCCGATGA